A genome region from Nitrospira sp. includes the following:
- the waaF gene encoding lipopolysaccharide heptosyltransferase II produces MRKEGIRRIVVRGPNWLGDAVMCEPALSQVRTLFPEAEITLLVKPGIADLLAQHPAVNRTLVYDDRGRHAGLVGKWTLAGVLRRHRFDLAILFQNAFEAALISFLAGIPRRFGYATDGRTLLLTDPVTVPPRTAQRHQVEYYWDLLKPLGGHGPAPAPRLFVTPDESVLIAGRLADAGIGPSDLVIGVNPGSTYGHAKRWLPDRYAEVVNRVVKDAQSRSGARVGVVILGAKGEEPLGKTIAEQIKARTVVCSGQTTVRELMALVKRCQLFLTNDTGPMHVAAAFQVPLVAVFGPTDWQTTSPFGVDAKLVRQPVSCAPCLLRECPIDHRCMTGVTVEQVYAAAVHHLPLVAPPPAVEPAPPPSLSSTSLAGVTVFLDRDGTLNVDTGYVKSPDDFTVLPGVGAALARLKQAGARLVVVTNQSGLGRGYFTSKDLEAIHGKLRAILAEDGVTLDGLYFCPHHPDDRCNCRKPARGMIDRALAELQVDLSRAYVVGDSVRDVELAKLVGAQSLLVMTGPSGAEALADLTARDLPPDYVAEAMSQAVDWIVAHATHRPVADLPR; encoded by the coding sequence ATGCGTAAGGAGGGCATCCGTCGCATCGTCGTCCGTGGACCCAACTGGCTGGGAGATGCCGTCATGTGCGAACCGGCCTTGAGTCAGGTGCGCACCCTCTTCCCAGAGGCAGAGATCACGTTGCTGGTGAAGCCCGGCATTGCGGATCTGTTGGCGCAGCATCCCGCGGTGAACCGGACGCTGGTGTATGACGATCGGGGACGCCATGCGGGGCTGGTCGGAAAATGGACTCTCGCCGGGGTCTTGCGTCGACACCGATTCGATCTGGCCATCCTGTTTCAGAATGCGTTTGAGGCGGCGTTGATCAGTTTCCTGGCAGGCATTCCGAGACGATTCGGATACGCGACGGACGGGCGAACGCTGTTGCTCACCGACCCGGTGACCGTGCCGCCACGAACGGCGCAACGGCATCAGGTCGAGTACTACTGGGATCTCTTGAAACCCCTGGGCGGGCATGGGCCCGCGCCTGCACCTCGTCTGTTTGTCACGCCGGATGAATCGGTGTTGATCGCCGGGCGGTTGGCGGATGCCGGAATCGGCCCGTCGGATCTGGTAATCGGTGTGAATCCCGGCTCGACCTATGGCCACGCCAAGCGATGGTTGCCGGATCGGTACGCTGAGGTCGTGAATCGTGTGGTGAAGGATGCCCAGAGCCGATCGGGTGCCAGAGTCGGCGTGGTGATCTTGGGAGCCAAGGGTGAGGAGCCGCTGGGAAAAACCATCGCCGAGCAGATTAAGGCACGCACGGTCGTGTGTTCCGGCCAGACCACGGTGCGAGAATTGATGGCGCTGGTGAAGCGGTGCCAGTTATTTCTCACGAACGACACAGGCCCCATGCATGTTGCGGCCGCGTTTCAGGTTCCGCTGGTGGCCGTGTTCGGCCCGACCGATTGGCAGACCACGTCGCCGTTCGGTGTTGATGCCAAGCTGGTCCGGCAGCCGGTGTCCTGCGCGCCCTGTCTCTTGCGGGAATGTCCCATCGATCATCGGTGCATGACCGGGGTGACGGTGGAGCAGGTGTATGCTGCGGCGGTGCATCATTTACCGCTGGTGGCTCCTCCTCCGGCGGTCGAACCAGCGCCGCCGCCAAGCCTCTCCTCCACGTCGCTGGCGGGGGTCACGGTGTTTCTCGATCGTGACGGCACCCTGAATGTCGATACGGGTTACGTGAAGTCTCCCGATGACTTCACGGTGCTGCCCGGCGTGGGCGCGGCGTTGGCCAGATTGAAACAGGCCGGGGCACGCCTGGTCGTCGTCACAAACCAGTCCGGGTTGGGACGAGGATACTTTACGTCAAAGGATCTAGAAGCGATTCACGGCAAATTGCGAGCGATACTGGCCGAGGACGGGGTGACGCTCGACGGGCTGTATTTTTGTCCCCATCATCCCGACGATCGATGCAATTGCCGCAAGCCGGCGCGGGGCATGATCGACCGGGCCCTCGCTGAATTGCAGGTGGACCTGAGCCGCGCCTATGTCGTCGGAGACAGTGTCCGCGATGTTGAATTAGCCAAGCTGGTGGGGGCGCAGAGCCTGCTGGTCATGACCGGACCGTCCGGCGCGGAGGCGTTAGCCGACTTGACGGCGCGCGACCTGCCTCCTGACTATGTGGCGGAGGCGATGTCGCAGGCGGTGGATTGGATCGTCGCCCATGCGACGCACAGGCCTGTTGCCGACTTGCCGCGCTGA
- the lpxK gene encoding tetraacyldisaccharide 4'-kinase, translating to MSNGLRSWLRWLGYPYECAARFRLWCYTHGWFRTRRLPRPVISVGNLTVGGTGKTPVVMYLVERLTAQGRRVAILSRGYRRRSTAQQVLVSDGQRILVGPDEAGDEPYLIARRCPQAVVAVGADRYALGQWVLSRLPVDCFVLDDGYQHVQLHRDVNLLLVDATDAAGIQAALPVGRLREPLSAAARASAILMTRVDQEHDGESVRRRLVEACGSLPSLVRVGFRAEEFRRVGTDERRPLDAFRGRSALLFSGIGNAESFRTLVAGLGLTVGELLAFPDHVHYTRGVMETIRAKAKSCGADLLVTTEKDADKVAPLLAADEVCWAVRLRTEILSGQEDLERLLRFDSTASRAGGHA from the coding sequence ATGTCGAACGGGCTACGGTCCTGGTTACGGTGGCTCGGCTACCCCTATGAATGCGCGGCCCGGTTTCGCCTGTGGTGTTACACGCATGGGTGGTTTCGCACGCGCCGGCTGCCTCGTCCTGTGATCAGCGTGGGGAATCTCACCGTCGGTGGAACGGGCAAGACACCGGTCGTCATGTATCTGGTGGAGCGGCTGACGGCGCAGGGAAGGCGCGTGGCGATTCTGAGTCGCGGGTATCGGCGGCGCAGCACGGCGCAGCAAGTGCTGGTTTCAGACGGGCAACGGATTTTAGTGGGGCCGGACGAAGCCGGAGACGAGCCCTATCTGATCGCGCGTCGCTGTCCTCAGGCCGTCGTGGCGGTAGGGGCGGACAGATATGCACTCGGCCAGTGGGTGTTGAGTCGCCTGCCGGTGGATTGTTTTGTCTTGGACGACGGGTATCAGCATGTTCAGCTCCATCGCGATGTGAATTTGCTGCTGGTGGATGCGACGGACGCGGCGGGTATCCAGGCGGCGTTGCCGGTCGGACGGTTGCGGGAACCCCTCTCGGCGGCCGCGCGTGCGTCGGCCATCTTGATGACCCGGGTCGATCAGGAACATGACGGTGAATCGGTGCGGCGTCGGTTGGTGGAGGCCTGCGGCTCGTTGCCGTCGCTGGTGCGTGTGGGATTCCGGGCGGAGGAGTTCCGGCGTGTGGGGACGGACGAGCGGCGTCCGCTGGATGCGTTTCGCGGCCGGTCGGCCCTGCTTTTCAGCGGGATCGGCAATGCGGAGTCCTTCCGTACGTTGGTGGCCGGATTGGGTCTCACCGTGGGTGAGTTGCTGGCATTTCCCGATCATGTGCACTATACCCGTGGCGTCATGGAAACCATTCGAGCCAAGGCGAAATCCTGTGGAGCCGATCTGTTGGTGACGACGGAAAAAGATGCCGACAAGGTTGCGCCGTTGTTGGCTGCGGACGAGGTCTGTTGGGCCGTGAGGCTTCGCACCGAGATTCTGTCAGGGCAGGAAGATTTGGAGCGATTGTTGCGATTCGATTCAACCGCAAGCAGGGCGGGGGGCCATGCGTAA
- a CDS encoding 3-deoxy-D-manno-octulosonic acid transferase, translating to MWYLFYNSLLLLVSPIILFVLLAKQRCRRGLPERLGLRADRVSADSAGRAGCIWIHAVSLGEVVAVAPLVRELRRRYPETRLVVSTVTETGREAVEQRLEGVAEHRYAPLDFPWVVNQAIDRLKPSLYIFVETELWPNILRSLRRRNVPSILVNGRLSTRSFERQRLPLIRDFYRTMLNMITCCLMQSERDAQRMIELGAEPSRVRCTGNIKFDQPIPQVSAGAVVSKAALGLTDRELLVVAGSTHPGEEDAIVNAYRMLSPEFPDLRLVLAPRHIERAAQVEQMIQAKGLTVARRSTGGQAPMAGTGARVLVLDTRGELALLYREAVVAFVGGTLAPVGGHNLLEPAVWGKPVLFGPHTDHCAEVAALLVNAQGGQVVQDEQDLAQGLRELLRDPAIQQRMGAAAQRVVADNQGALQRSADIIATFLRGREPSKHAPVQQGHEVSGRQS from the coding sequence ATGTGGTATCTGTTCTACAACAGTCTCCTGCTTCTGGTTTCCCCGATTATTCTGTTCGTCCTGTTGGCCAAGCAACGTTGTCGTCGCGGGTTGCCCGAGCGGTTGGGCCTGCGTGCGGACAGGGTGTCGGCGGACTCTGCCGGAAGAGCGGGCTGCATTTGGATTCATGCCGTGTCGTTGGGCGAGGTGGTCGCCGTGGCGCCGCTCGTGCGGGAGTTGCGTCGGCGGTATCCCGAGACGAGGTTGGTCGTCTCGACCGTGACCGAAACCGGGCGCGAGGCGGTGGAGCAGCGTCTGGAGGGCGTGGCCGAACACCGGTACGCGCCGCTCGATTTTCCCTGGGTCGTCAATCAAGCGATCGACCGTCTGAAGCCGAGTCTGTATATTTTTGTCGAAACGGAACTCTGGCCGAACATCCTGCGGAGCTTGCGGCGACGGAATGTGCCGTCGATTCTTGTCAACGGCCGATTGTCCACTCGTTCCTTTGAGCGACAGCGCCTTCCGCTGATCCGCGACTTCTACCGGACGATGCTGAACATGATCACCTGTTGTCTCATGCAATCGGAGCGGGACGCGCAACGCATGATCGAGTTGGGGGCCGAGCCGTCGCGAGTTCGATGTACGGGTAACATCAAGTTCGATCAACCGATTCCGCAGGTTTCCGCCGGTGCGGTCGTGTCCAAGGCGGCGCTTGGGCTCACCGACCGGGAGTTATTGGTGGTGGCTGGAAGCACCCATCCCGGTGAGGAAGACGCGATCGTCAACGCGTATCGGATGCTGAGTCCTGAATTTCCTGATCTCCGGTTGGTCCTGGCGCCCCGCCATATCGAACGGGCGGCGCAGGTAGAACAGATGATCCAGGCGAAAGGCCTCACGGTGGCGCGGCGTAGCACCGGCGGACAAGCGCCCATGGCGGGCACGGGCGCGCGGGTGTTGGTCTTGGATACGCGGGGAGAACTAGCCCTATTGTATCGAGAGGCGGTGGTGGCCTTTGTCGGGGGCACTCTCGCGCCGGTGGGCGGGCATAATCTCCTGGAGCCGGCAGTCTGGGGGAAACCGGTGCTGTTCGGTCCGCACACCGACCATTGTGCCGAAGTAGCGGCGCTCCTGGTGAATGCGCAGGGAGGACAGGTGGTGCAAGACGAACAGGACCTTGCGCAGGGCCTGCGAGAGCTCCTTCGCGATCCCGCTATCCAGCAACGGATGGGAGCGGCGGCGCAGCGGGTCGTGGCGGACAACCAGGGCGCGCTCCAGCGCAGCGCGGACATCATCGCCACGTTTTTGCGGGGACGAGAGCCTTCGAAGCACGCACCGGTTCAACAGGGGCACGAGGTATCGGGTCGGCAATCGTAA
- a CDS encoding lysophospholipid acyltransferase family protein gives MEKDGRPMPTDRSAATPSPQPLLKRVVNALKVAVVPPVGYQIIHMLRRTMTWRIEGAEHVDRLFREEKRVILAFWHAQQLMMPLALPGLEAHVLISQHRDGELIRRIVARFGLDAVRGSSTRGGAEAFRQLIRLGRSGGNLVLTPDGPKGPRQVAKVGVVQLARATGLPIIPMAFGCSKKNSSRAGIGSSCPTRSHGASFCWGRRSACRRTPQQTTWSVSAGSWKTR, from the coding sequence ATGGAGAAAGACGGTCGTCCGATGCCAACTGATCGATCCGCGGCGACTCCTTCGCCGCAGCCGCTGCTGAAACGGGTCGTCAACGCGCTCAAGGTTGCGGTGGTCCCGCCGGTCGGCTACCAGATTATTCACATGCTGCGCCGCACGATGACCTGGCGCATCGAGGGGGCCGAGCATGTGGACCGGTTGTTTCGAGAAGAGAAGCGGGTGATCCTGGCGTTCTGGCATGCCCAGCAACTGATGATGCCGCTCGCTCTTCCGGGGCTCGAGGCCCATGTGTTGATCAGTCAGCATCGCGACGGGGAATTGATCCGCCGCATCGTGGCCCGGTTCGGGTTGGATGCCGTTCGTGGGTCCAGTACCAGAGGGGGCGCGGAAGCGTTCCGGCAGTTGATTCGCCTCGGTCGGTCCGGCGGCAATCTCGTGCTGACGCCGGATGGGCCGAAGGGACCACGTCAGGTCGCCAAGGTGGGAGTGGTCCAGTTGGCGCGGGCCACCGGTCTGCCGATCATCCCGATGGCTTTCGGCTGCTCAAAAAAAAACTCTTCGCGAGCTGGGATCGGTTCATCATGCCCCACCCGTTCTCACGGGGCTTCTTTCTGCTGGGGCCGCCGATCAGCGTGCCGCCGGACGCCTCAGCAGACGACCTGGAGCGTGTCCGCCGGGAGTTGGAAGACACGCTGA
- the msbA gene encoding lipid A export permease/ATP-binding protein MsbA: MKQYLRLLSYLNPYRFRLGAAFLCALLVAGLSAAYAWLVRPVLDGLFISKDESLLLVLPIAILAVAVLKGVFNYGQNYLMNFVGNQVIGDIREQLFSKLVRLPVHYHDSNTSGRLVSRVINDVNQMANAVTGVLKDLFQQGLTFLAMIGVIIYQNWKLAAVSMIVVPLSVVTMARMGRRLRSLATRGQERMGDMASTLQETLAGIRMVKSFGREDEEAKRFRQSNDAFIHTTMKAIQVSSLGASLMEVIGVLGVAGIIWYGGYLVIHDEMTPGAFFSFLAAMFMAYTPIRRLSGANNTVQQALAAAERVFDVLDLPNEQDVSGGTTELPAITRSLEFQQVAFRYEGQGDAALMGIDLTIRAGEVIAFVGSSGSGKTTLVSLLPRFYDPTGGKILIDGVDLLSCSLRSVRGQIGIVSQEVVLFDDTVRNNIAYGRQGATPEDVTRAAQLAYAHEFIVRMPDGYDTLIGERGVKLSGGERQRLAIARAILRDPPILILDEATSALDTQSERIVQMALGNLMKNRTTLVVAHRLSTIQNATRIVVLDRGRVAEVGSHEELLRKGGMYKRLHAMQFADALSE; this comes from the coding sequence ATGAAGCAGTATCTTCGGTTGCTCAGCTATCTGAACCCCTACCGGTTTCGACTGGGCGCGGCGTTCCTGTGCGCGTTGCTGGTGGCCGGACTCTCCGCTGCCTATGCCTGGCTGGTGCGTCCGGTGCTCGACGGTCTGTTCATCAGCAAGGATGAAAGCCTGCTGCTGGTGCTTCCGATCGCCATCCTGGCGGTGGCGGTGTTGAAGGGGGTCTTCAACTACGGGCAGAATTATTTGATGAATTTTGTCGGGAACCAGGTGATCGGAGATATCAGGGAGCAGCTGTTCTCCAAGCTGGTCCGGTTGCCGGTTCATTACCACGATTCAAATACCTCGGGTCGTCTGGTGTCGCGGGTCATCAACGACGTCAACCAGATGGCCAACGCCGTGACCGGCGTGCTGAAAGATTTGTTCCAGCAGGGGCTGACCTTTCTGGCCATGATCGGCGTGATCATTTACCAGAACTGGAAACTCGCGGCGGTGTCCATGATTGTCGTCCCGCTGTCGGTGGTAACCATGGCGCGTATGGGACGGCGCTTGAGGAGTCTGGCCACGCGCGGGCAGGAACGCATGGGCGATATGGCCTCGACGCTGCAAGAGACGCTCGCCGGGATCCGGATGGTGAAGTCGTTCGGCCGGGAAGACGAGGAGGCTAAGCGGTTTCGCCAGAGCAACGACGCCTTTATTCACACCACCATGAAGGCCATCCAGGTCTCATCCCTCGGGGCGTCCCTTATGGAGGTCATCGGTGTGCTCGGTGTGGCGGGCATTATCTGGTATGGTGGGTATCTGGTCATTCATGACGAGATGACCCCCGGGGCATTCTTTTCGTTTCTGGCGGCGATGTTTATGGCCTACACGCCGATTCGACGATTGTCGGGCGCCAATAATACGGTGCAGCAGGCGCTGGCCGCTGCCGAGCGGGTGTTCGACGTGCTCGATCTTCCAAACGAGCAGGATGTCAGCGGCGGAACCACAGAGTTGCCGGCGATCACCCGGTCTCTCGAGTTTCAGCAGGTCGCGTTCCGGTACGAGGGGCAGGGTGATGCCGCGTTGATGGGGATCGATTTGACGATTCGGGCAGGCGAGGTCATTGCCTTTGTCGGCAGCAGTGGGAGTGGAAAGACGACCTTAGTCAGTCTCCTGCCGAGATTTTACGATCCGACCGGCGGGAAGATTCTCATCGATGGGGTGGATCTCCTGTCGTGCAGCCTGCGTTCGGTGCGGGGACAGATCGGGATTGTGTCGCAAGAAGTCGTGCTGTTCGACGACACGGTTCGCAATAACATCGCGTATGGACGGCAGGGCGCGACGCCGGAGGATGTGACACGAGCTGCGCAGCTGGCCTATGCGCACGAGTTCATCGTTCGCATGCCGGATGGATACGACACGTTGATCGGAGAGCGCGGGGTGAAATTATCCGGCGGCGAACGGCAGCGTCTCGCCATCGCGCGGGCGATTCTCCGTGACCCGCCGATCTTGATTTTGGATGAAGCGACATCAGCTCTGGATACGCAGTCCGAGCGGATCGTGCAGATGGCCTTGGGCAATTTGATGAAGAACCGGACGACTCTGGTGGTCGCCCACCGGTTGTCGACTATTCAGAACGCCACTCGCATCGTGGTTCTGGACAGGGGCAGGGTTGCGGAAGTGGGGTCGCACGAAGAACTCCTGCGCAAGGGCGGCATGTATAAGCGCCTGCATGCGATGCAGTTTGCCGATGCGCTTTCGGAGTAA
- the lpxB gene encoding lipid-A-disaccharide synthase — protein sequence MPRILIVTGEASGDLHGAHLVTALKELAPALQIVGVGGASMRAAGAELVKDIPQLDVMGLIGLSAVKTMLQRIARIRALIKGERWDLVVLIDNPGLNFHFARVAKACGLKVLYYIAPQVWAWRRGRMRWIQQRVDHVLAILPFEEPLYRKAGVRCTFVGNPLLDEVAPSYDREALRRQFGLSDAGPVIGLFPGSRKGELLEHIPLLLETVRRLAERHPGIQFLLAQASSIQDAFLADLLKQSPVPIRVFRNQASEVMAASDLLVVKSGTSTLQAAVVGTPMILFYRASSWLTYRLARLLIRVPWIGLANLVAGRGIVPELIHDEATPERLVHETERLLGDSRAYEDMKTALLSVRHALGTPGASRRAAEAVLAECRS from the coding sequence ATGCCGCGCATCTTAATCGTCACCGGGGAAGCCTCCGGCGACCTCCATGGAGCCCACTTGGTGACTGCCCTCAAGGAGCTGGCCCCCGCCCTTCAGATTGTGGGAGTCGGCGGCGCGTCGATGCGAGCGGCCGGCGCCGAACTGGTCAAGGACATCCCTCAACTGGATGTGATGGGACTGATTGGCCTCTCTGCCGTCAAGACCATGTTGCAGCGAATTGCGCGCATTCGGGCACTGATCAAGGGCGAACGCTGGGACCTTGTCGTGTTAATCGACAATCCCGGGCTGAACTTTCATTTTGCGCGGGTCGCCAAAGCCTGCGGACTCAAGGTGCTGTACTACATCGCGCCGCAAGTGTGGGCCTGGCGGCGTGGGCGGATGCGCTGGATTCAGCAGCGCGTCGATCACGTGCTGGCGATTCTGCCGTTTGAAGAACCGCTGTACCGAAAGGCCGGCGTGCGGTGTACGTTTGTCGGCAATCCGCTGCTTGACGAAGTGGCGCCGTCGTATGATCGGGAGGCCTTGCGTCGGCAGTTTGGATTATCGGACGCCGGTCCGGTGATCGGTCTGTTCCCGGGCAGTCGAAAAGGAGAATTGCTCGAGCACATCCCGCTGTTGCTGGAGACGGTGAGGCGACTGGCGGAACGGCATCCGGGCATTCAGTTTCTCCTGGCACAGGCCTCCTCGATTCAGGATGCGTTTCTCGCCGACCTGTTGAAGCAGAGTCCGGTTCCCATTCGGGTCTTCCGCAATCAGGCCAGCGAAGTCATGGCGGCCTCGGACCTGCTGGTCGTCAAATCCGGAACCTCCACGTTGCAAGCTGCGGTGGTGGGGACCCCCATGATTTTGTTTTACCGGGCTTCTTCCTGGCTCACCTATCGATTGGCCCGGCTGTTGATTCGGGTGCCCTGGATCGGTCTCGCGAATCTGGTCGCCGGGCGGGGGATTGTGCCGGAGCTGATTCATGATGAGGCGACGCCGGAACGATTGGTCCACGAAACCGAACGGCTGTTGGGGGATTCCCGAGCGTATGAGGACATGAAGACTGCACTGTTGTCGGTCCGTCATGCGTTGGGCACGCCGGGCGCCTCGCGTCGTGCCGCAGAAGCCGTTCTAGCCGAGTGTCGCTCATGA
- a CDS encoding Gfo/Idh/MocA family oxidoreductase has translation MKQLRAGVIGVGHLGQHHARHYATLPGATLVGVCDASPSRAQVIAERHGAQAWTELGDLLKQVDIVSVVVPTSAHFETTKACLEAGKHVLVEKPIASTSAEAQELVALAARRGCLLQVGHSERFNPIMQRMRPYIERPAFIECHRLSAFGERGTDVDVVLDLMIHDLDLVLSFNPGPVEEVRAAGVPVLSPNIDIANARIAFASGCVANVTASRVSTSKMRRLRVFQRDRYVSIDFQSRQAIVSRRVQEPGAKPTIDVESYQAGDDEPLRLELDSFIQAVNTGTRPVVSGEDGTAALKLATLVQEAISRFTQRHSAEAAAAAAFSQENV, from the coding sequence ATGAAACAGCTTCGAGCCGGCGTGATCGGCGTCGGTCATCTGGGGCAGCACCATGCCCGGCATTATGCGACGCTCCCGGGCGCCACGCTGGTGGGCGTGTGCGATGCGTCACCGAGCCGCGCGCAGGTGATTGCGGAACGGCATGGCGCGCAGGCCTGGACGGAACTGGGCGATCTGTTGAAACAGGTCGACATCGTCAGTGTCGTCGTTCCCACCTCCGCCCACTTTGAGACCACCAAGGCCTGTTTGGAAGCCGGCAAGCATGTGCTGGTTGAAAAACCGATTGCCTCGACCTCGGCGGAAGCCCAGGAATTAGTGGCACTCGCAGCGAGGCGTGGGTGCCTGCTTCAGGTCGGACACAGCGAACGATTCAACCCGATCATGCAGCGCATGCGGCCGTACATTGAGCGTCCCGCCTTTATCGAGTGTCATCGATTGAGTGCCTTCGGCGAGCGGGGCACCGATGTCGACGTGGTCTTGGATCTGATGATTCACGACCTGGACCTCGTGCTGTCGTTCAACCCGGGGCCGGTCGAAGAAGTGCGGGCAGCCGGTGTGCCGGTGCTCTCTCCGAACATCGATATCGCGAATGCCCGTATTGCCTTTGCGAGCGGCTGTGTCGCAAACGTGACGGCCAGTCGCGTGTCGACCAGCAAGATGCGTCGCTTGCGTGTGTTTCAGCGCGACCGCTACGTCTCCATCGATTTTCAGTCACGCCAGGCCATCGTCTCGCGCCGCGTGCAGGAGCCTGGCGCCAAGCCGACGATCGATGTCGAATCCTACCAGGCCGGAGATGATGAGCCATTGCGGCTCGAACTCGACTCCTTCATTCAGGCCGTGAACACGGGGACCCGTCCCGTCGTGTCCGGTGAAGACGGGACCGCGGCGCTCAAGTTGGCGACCTTAGTGCAGGAGGCCATCAGCCGGTTTACGCAACGCCATTCCGCAGAGGCCGCAGCGGCGGCGGCCTTTAGCCAAGAGAACGTGTAA
- the lpxI gene encoding UDP-2,3-diacylglucosamine diphosphatase LpxI (LpxI, functionally equivalent to LpxH, replaces it in LPS biosynthesis in a minority of bacteria.), producing MGEQAAEGKHASNGLQIGLIAGNGRFPIIFADNAKRLGYSVSAVAHEGETDPELARHVDHIHWIKIGQFGKLIEALKGDGVQRAVMLGGIKKTHVFSTVRPDFRALALAAKLIHLKDDDILRRVAEEIEQEGIQICESTFGLEGILVEDGTLTRREPSKKEWEDIRYGWDVGKQIGALDIGQCVVVKDRVIVAVEAVEGTDGAIRRGGELAHGGAVVVKRCKPQQDLRFDLPAVGPRTIEVMESVKASVLALEAGRGILLDRDETIAKANRAGIAIVGMT from the coding sequence GTGGGTGAGCAGGCGGCCGAGGGCAAACACGCGTCCAATGGACTGCAGATTGGGCTGATCGCGGGCAATGGCCGCTTCCCGATCATTTTTGCCGACAATGCAAAGCGGCTTGGGTATTCCGTGTCCGCGGTGGCGCACGAAGGCGAAACCGATCCGGAGCTCGCCCGGCACGTCGATCATATCCACTGGATCAAAATCGGGCAGTTCGGGAAATTAATTGAGGCCTTGAAGGGCGACGGCGTTCAGCGGGCGGTCATGCTGGGCGGCATTAAGAAGACGCATGTGTTTTCCACGGTCCGGCCGGATTTTCGGGCCTTGGCCCTGGCTGCCAAACTGATTCATCTCAAGGATGACGACATTCTTCGCCGGGTCGCGGAGGAAATTGAGCAGGAAGGCATTCAGATTTGTGAATCCACGTTCGGGCTGGAAGGCATTCTCGTTGAGGACGGTACGTTGACGAGGCGAGAGCCCAGCAAGAAAGAATGGGAAGACATCCGGTACGGCTGGGACGTGGGGAAACAGATCGGAGCGTTGGATATCGGGCAGTGTGTCGTGGTGAAAGATCGGGTGATCGTGGCTGTGGAAGCCGTGGAGGGCACGGACGGCGCGATTCGGCGCGGCGGGGAGCTGGCGCACGGCGGTGCGGTGGTGGTCAAGCGCTGCAAACCCCAGCAGGATCTCCGGTTCGATCTTCCCGCCGTCGGCCCGCGTACCATTGAAGTGATGGAGTCGGTGAAGGCATCGGTGTTGGCGTTGGAAGCGGGACGCGGGATTCTCTTAGACCGTGACGAAACGATCGCCAAGGCAAACCGTGCCGGTATCGCGATCGTCGGCATGACATGA
- the lpxA gene encoding acyl-ACP--UDP-N-acetylglucosamine O-acyltransferase has product MNIHPTAVVHPKAVLADNVEVGAYSVIGEHVRIGAGTRVSSHVCVDGWTDIGERCELHPFVSVGGPPQHMQYKGEPTKVVIGHDNILREYVTVNRATVQGGGVTSIGDSNFLMAYVHVAHDCHLGNHLILANAASLAGHISIGDHAIIGGLSGIHQFVRIGAYAMVGGCCALGQDLPPFMRAAGGYRARMYGLNSIGLRRHGFSSERIAALKKSYEVLFRSGHRVAEAVKLARETFGASPDVMQVAAFMEGTKRGICRSVGKDQEGEEE; this is encoded by the coding sequence GTGAACATACATCCGACCGCGGTGGTCCATCCCAAAGCGGTGCTTGCAGACAATGTGGAGGTGGGCGCCTATTCCGTTATCGGTGAACATGTCAGGATCGGTGCAGGTACCCGAGTCTCGTCCCATGTCTGTGTCGACGGCTGGACCGACATCGGAGAGCGGTGCGAATTGCATCCCTTTGTGTCGGTCGGCGGACCGCCGCAACATATGCAGTACAAAGGGGAGCCGACGAAGGTTGTGATCGGCCACGACAACATCTTGCGCGAGTACGTGACCGTCAATCGGGCGACGGTGCAGGGCGGCGGAGTGACCAGTATCGGCGATTCCAATTTTTTGATGGCCTATGTCCATGTCGCGCACGACTGCCACCTGGGCAATCATCTCATTCTTGCGAATGCGGCGAGTTTGGCCGGACATATTTCGATCGGCGACCACGCGATCATCGGCGGACTGTCGGGCATCCACCAGTTCGTGCGGATTGGCGCCTATGCGATGGTCGGCGGGTGCTGCGCGCTCGGCCAGGATCTGCCGCCGTTCATGCGGGCCGCCGGCGGGTATCGCGCTCGTATGTACGGGTTGAACTCCATTGGCCTGCGGCGACATGGTTTCTCCTCCGAGCGCATCGCAGCGCTGAAGAAGTCCTATGAAGTCCTGTTTCGTTCCGGGCATCGGGTCGCGGAGGCTGTCAAGCTGGCGCGGGAGACCTTCGGGGCCAGCCCGGATGTGATGCAGGTGGCCGCGTTTATGGAAGGCACCAAACGCGGCATTTGCCGTTCGGTCGGTAAGGATCAAGAGGGCGAAGAGGAGTAG